Proteins from a genomic interval of Oceanispirochaeta sp.:
- a CDS encoding integron integrase, producing MTYKDYLEQKSSIKPKAIPYYLQWISLYQSFLGKQNNDGSLIGFQKFMVESYAPWQIDQAVDAVKHFEYYRTMKNKDACALPKNRGNWDLVTQQMKDILRLRHKSLQTEKAYMQWLSRFAHFSRKNPLQLGSEDLKNYISYLAVEQHVSSSTQNQAFNALLFFYRNILETPIDGLEKTIRSKIPARLPVVLTREEIFSILSLLNDQHKLMASLIYGGGLRLNECLSLRIKDMDLQKPALHIVQGKGNKDRETLLPVALIQDVVHQMEMSRQLFEKDRKKNWPGVPLSPSLMRKYKNATVEWNWFWLFPSRDFSLCPYTSKPLRYHMHPSSLQRSFRSAVVRAGITKRATVHTLRHSFATHLLESGYDIRTIQVLLGHASVETTMIYTHIASKNRLGVRSPFDPVGNETSLLQRR from the coding sequence ATGACCTATAAAGACTATCTGGAGCAGAAATCATCTATTAAACCCAAAGCCATCCCCTACTACCTGCAATGGATCAGTCTGTATCAAAGTTTCCTGGGGAAACAAAATAATGATGGAAGCTTGATAGGATTCCAGAAATTCATGGTGGAAAGCTACGCACCCTGGCAAATTGATCAGGCAGTAGATGCTGTTAAACATTTTGAATATTACAGAACCATGAAAAACAAAGATGCCTGTGCTCTCCCAAAGAACCGGGGAAATTGGGATCTGGTGACTCAGCAGATGAAAGACATTCTCAGACTCAGGCATAAATCATTGCAGACAGAAAAAGCCTATATGCAGTGGTTGAGTCGATTTGCCCATTTCAGCCGCAAAAATCCCCTCCAGTTGGGAAGTGAGGATCTGAAAAATTATATTTCCTACCTGGCAGTTGAGCAGCATGTGTCTTCTTCCACTCAGAATCAGGCCTTCAATGCTCTGCTCTTTTTTTACCGGAATATACTGGAAACTCCGATTGACGGACTGGAAAAGACGATTCGCTCTAAAATCCCGGCCCGGCTTCCTGTAGTCCTTACCAGGGAAGAAATCTTTTCTATACTGTCTTTGCTCAATGATCAACACAAACTGATGGCGTCACTTATTTACGGCGGAGGCCTACGCTTGAATGAATGCCTGTCACTCAGAATCAAGGATATGGATCTACAGAAGCCGGCGCTCCACATTGTCCAGGGTAAAGGGAATAAAGACCGTGAGACTCTTTTGCCAGTAGCCTTGATTCAGGATGTGGTGCATCAAATGGAAATGAGCCGTCAACTCTTTGAAAAAGACAGGAAGAAGAACTGGCCGGGTGTCCCTTTGTCTCCCTCATTGATGCGTAAATATAAGAATGCCACTGTTGAGTGGAACTGGTTCTGGCTTTTTCCATCCCGGGATTTTTCCCTCTGCCCCTACACATCCAAACCCCTGCGGTATCACATGCACCCGTCTAGCCTGCAAAGAAGTTTCAGATCTGCTGTCGTAAGGGCGGGGATAACGAAAAGAGCGACCGTCCATACCTTGAGACACAGTTTTGCCACTCACCTGCTGGAGTCTGGCTATGATATCAGAACGATTCAGGTTCTACTGGGTCATGCTTCGGTAGAGACAACGATGATATACACCCACATAGCCAGCAAAAACAGATTGGGTGTGAGAAGCCCTTTTGATCCTGTTGGAAACGAAACCAGTTTGCTTCAAAGAAGATAA
- a CDS encoding uroporphyrinogen decarboxylase family protein — MEIERQEYIDYMTFKKVGKPIFVELFGPLVGLPEEWAAQGATPEEIGMTAFGFDSVRRHDIEINTGLLDTGVDQVLDENEEYVITLDSLGRKMKMIKATATLPLPLNHPVTDMDSWLTIKHRYEFREDRLSPDWEQNARTALESGALLVAAIPGGFDEPRQLLGEENLCYAYYEQPELIHDILSTIGDTAYRVLDLVSAKIRVDQLSVHEDMAGKSGSLVGPLQIDEFIAPYYRKVWDLLESRGAKIFRQDSDGNMNSVIDSFLKAGVTEMYPMEPAAGMDIVEIRKKYGKKLAMSGGIDKHVLRQSREAIRKELEYKLQPLMQEGGMIFGLDHRITNGTPLENYRYYVKTARELLGLDPHPEPGWARMAF, encoded by the coding sequence ATGGAAATTGAAAGACAGGAATACATTGATTACATGACCTTTAAAAAAGTCGGAAAACCCATCTTTGTGGAGCTTTTCGGCCCCCTGGTGGGACTGCCTGAAGAGTGGGCGGCTCAGGGAGCTACTCCCGAAGAAATCGGTATGACAGCCTTCGGCTTTGATTCTGTCCGGAGGCATGATATCGAGATAAACACCGGCCTGCTGGATACAGGAGTAGACCAGGTGCTGGATGAAAATGAGGAGTATGTGATCACTCTGGACAGCCTCGGCCGGAAAATGAAAATGATAAAGGCCACGGCCACCCTGCCTCTTCCTTTAAACCATCCTGTGACCGATATGGACAGCTGGCTCACAATCAAACATCGCTATGAGTTCCGGGAAGATCGTCTGAGCCCTGATTGGGAGCAGAATGCCCGAACCGCCCTGGAATCGGGTGCCCTTCTGGTCGCCGCCATACCCGGAGGTTTTGACGAACCCCGGCAGCTTTTGGGAGAAGAAAATCTCTGTTATGCCTACTATGAGCAGCCCGAGCTGATTCACGATATTCTCAGCACCATCGGGGATACAGCGTATAGGGTGCTGGATCTCGTCAGCGCCAAGATTCGGGTGGATCAATTGTCGGTGCATGAGGATATGGCGGGGAAAAGCGGCTCCCTCGTCGGACCGCTGCAGATAGATGAGTTTATCGCCCCCTATTACCGGAAAGTCTGGGATCTGTTGGAATCCCGGGGAGCAAAGATTTTCAGGCAGGATTCAGACGGGAATATGAACAGTGTCATAGACAGTTTCCTGAAGGCCGGGGTGACCGAAATGTACCCCATGGAGCCTGCGGCGGGTATGGATATCGTGGAAATCCGTAAAAAATACGGAAAGAAACTTGCCATGTCCGGAGGGATCGACAAGCATGTGCTCCGGCAGTCCAGGGAAGCTATCCGGAAAGAACTGGAGTATAAGCTTCAGCCTCTGATGCAGGAGGGGGGTATGATCTTCGGTCTGGACCACCGCATCACCAACGGAACGCCTCTGGAGAACTACAGATACTATGTAAAGACCGCCCGGGAACTCCTGGGACTGGACCCCCATCCTGAACCAGGCTGGGCCCGTATGGCTTTCTGA
- a CDS encoding AraC family transcriptional regulator, with product MLKINSAAFYVCYPDWTWDTAATGWTDSDLWYISGGSGTIQTPSGTYKLKRGDLFFLMGRDRYIAGHDPQNPLQVYAVHFESLPSYEFARMSVRAPSFYDELCQRIVSCREMDDEKGALLWLKAALQEAEVSRRVEKCSISDWGYRISETIRYISEKEYGNVSVEDMADSFGSSREHFSRIFQLEKGMSPRAYLLSRKLNKARALLQTSCYSISVIAEQLGYCDTAFFSRQFKQKMGLSPSRFRAGDQTKDEMMGIEPI from the coding sequence ATGCTCAAGATTAACAGTGCCGCCTTCTATGTCTGTTATCCCGACTGGACCTGGGACACAGCCGCCACTGGCTGGACGGACTCGGATCTCTGGTATATTTCTGGAGGGTCCGGAACGATTCAGACCCCCTCAGGGACATATAAGCTCAAACGGGGAGATCTCTTCTTTCTGATGGGGAGAGACCGTTATATTGCCGGTCACGATCCTCAAAATCCACTGCAGGTGTATGCGGTTCATTTTGAATCACTTCCCTCATATGAGTTCGCCAGGATGTCCGTACGAGCCCCCTCCTTCTACGATGAGCTGTGCCAGAGGATTGTATCCTGCCGGGAAATGGATGATGAAAAAGGAGCTCTTTTATGGCTCAAGGCGGCCCTTCAGGAAGCGGAAGTCTCCCGCAGGGTCGAAAAATGTTCAATCTCTGACTGGGGTTATCGAATTTCTGAAACCATCCGGTACATCTCGGAAAAAGAATATGGGAATGTGAGTGTCGAAGACATGGCTGACTCTTTCGGCAGCAGCCGGGAGCATTTCTCCCGGATCTTTCAACTGGAAAAAGGGATGTCCCCCCGGGCGTATCTTCTCAGCAGAAAATTGAACAAAGCCCGCGCCCTTCTACAGACAAGCTGTTATTCCATATCCGTTATCGCCGAACAGCTGGGCTATTGCGATACGGCCTTCTTTTCCCGGCAGTTCAAACAGAAGATGGGATTGAGCCCTTCCCGATTCAGGGCGGGAGATCAAACAAAGGATGAAATGATGGGGATTGAACCCATTTAG
- a CDS encoding alkaline phosphatase family protein, producing MNRKSSKTKNPVHHVVVISLDALSESEWPLIPFMPHLSRLMAEGSWSRKLQSVFPTHTYTAHTTMVTGVHPDKHGIIQNHPFQPFVPPHNQEWYWYQRQVKVPTIYDLTRKSGLKSAGLFWPVTGKSSINWNIPEILALEGENQVLKILKNSSKAFMLNLERRIGKKRVSTKQPDFDDFVALAASETIKRKKPNLTLIHLCDLDNAKHTSRIESPAVKASLLRQDRRVGEIMEAVRAAGMEERTAFILLGDHGQFSIDTNIHLNNLLRDEGLIYEEKGEMRWRAYLQTTGGNAFLHLKEGDSEAELRALEVLKKAAIQEKYGIQTIYNRKNLDDFRAAPGIQYGIEARAGFNIDETLSDETIEDYGKKGILYANHGYSPDKEGYKCLFFACGPGFKAQNNLGPIEMVDIAPTIAELLGLRFYDCDGVSLASSLFNDEVLSTKTE from the coding sequence ATGAATCGTAAATCCTCAAAGACCAAAAATCCTGTTCACCATGTTGTTGTCATCTCATTGGATGCTCTGTCTGAATCCGAGTGGCCCCTGATCCCCTTTATGCCCCATCTTTCCCGGCTGATGGCAGAAGGCTCCTGGTCACGGAAGCTCCAGTCTGTTTTTCCGACCCATACCTATACAGCCCATACCACCATGGTGACCGGGGTACATCCGGACAAACACGGGATCATTCAAAATCACCCATTCCAGCCCTTTGTGCCCCCGCATAATCAGGAGTGGTACTGGTATCAGAGACAAGTGAAGGTCCCCACAATCTATGATCTGACCAGAAAGAGCGGCTTAAAGTCGGCAGGACTCTTCTGGCCGGTGACTGGGAAATCATCCATAAACTGGAATATTCCCGAAATTCTGGCTCTGGAAGGGGAGAATCAGGTACTCAAAATACTTAAGAATAGCTCTAAGGCCTTTATGTTGAACCTGGAGCGGAGAATCGGTAAAAAAAGGGTCAGTACTAAACAACCGGATTTTGATGATTTTGTAGCCTTGGCTGCAAGCGAAACCATTAAGAGGAAAAAACCAAACCTCACATTGATCCACCTGTGTGATCTGGACAACGCCAAACACACAAGCCGCATTGAGAGCCCTGCCGTCAAGGCTTCACTATTGAGGCAGGACAGGCGTGTGGGAGAGATCATGGAGGCTGTCCGGGCTGCCGGGATGGAAGAGAGAACCGCTTTTATACTCCTGGGAGACCATGGCCAGTTCAGCATTGACACCAATATTCACCTGAATAATCTGCTCAGAGATGAGGGCCTTATCTATGAGGAAAAGGGCGAGATGAGGTGGAGAGCCTATCTGCAGACCACAGGAGGAAACGCTTTTCTCCATCTGAAAGAGGGAGACAGCGAGGCAGAACTGAGGGCTCTTGAAGTGCTGAAAAAGGCCGCAATACAGGAAAAATATGGGATACAGACTATCTATAACAGGAAGAACCTGGATGATTTCAGAGCGGCTCCAGGAATTCAGTATGGTATCGAGGCCAGAGCCGGATTCAATATTGATGAAACCCTTTCAGATGAAACTATTGAGGACTATGGAAAAAAGGGAATCCTCTATGCCAACCATGGCTATTCCCCGGATAAAGAAGGCTACAAATGCCTCTTTTTTGCCTGTGGGCCTGGTTTCAAGGCGCAAAATAACCTTGGCCCCATAGAAATGGTTGATATAGCCCCCACGATTGCCGAACTGCTGGGACTCAGATTTTATGACTGTGACGGGGTATCCCTGGCTTCAAGCCTCTTTAATGACGAAGTTCTTTCCACCAAAACCGAATGA
- a CDS encoding DUF3795 domain-containing protein, with the protein MEQKLGKCGIDCNQCNAYKATMENSDELRKKTADEWSRMFGAVIDPASINCGGCQGEGALFSHCQVCGIRSCASEKGHQTCADCPDYGCEKVSAIWAHDDNIRKNLEPLRG; encoded by the coding sequence ATGGAACAGAAACTAGGGAAATGCGGTATAGACTGCAATCAGTGTAATGCTTACAAAGCCACAATGGAAAACAGTGATGAATTGAGGAAAAAAACGGCAGATGAGTGGTCCAGAATGTTTGGAGCCGTCATCGATCCGGCCAGTATCAATTGCGGAGGCTGCCAGGGAGAAGGCGCGCTCTTCAGTCACTGCCAGGTCTGCGGTATCCGCAGCTGTGCCTCGGAGAAAGGACATCAGACTTGCGCCGACTGCCCGGATTACGGCTGTGAAAAGGTTTCAGCCATCTGGGCCCATGATGACAATATCAGGAAGAACCTGGAACCACTGAGGGGTTGA
- a CDS encoding YafY family protein, translating to MKIDRLLSMILLMLKKKKITASEMAAYFETSLRTIYRDIETLCLAGIPIVSEPGVHGGYSLMEGFTLDKQVFKVDEILALIAGLKGLEAVFDRQSIRQTLEKVESLGKTQETAPVLEIDFFGWGEGNRIRHDVQNLYKSIGQSQCLRFQYTNLNNQCHTRTVEPLKLFYRGNNWYLLGYCRLKEDYRFFRVSRILNLEILKETFIPRESALPEWKPESHLKDDRKPEKLHLRISPGGVSKAREYFSKSNIEMMEDGSIEIRVLYPPDEWVYSYLLSYGEHLTVLQPAGLREELIRRSEVFLNKNKSLTY from the coding sequence ATGAAAATCGACAGGCTCCTATCCATGATTCTTCTGATGCTCAAAAAGAAAAAGATAACCGCCTCAGAAATGGCGGCTTATTTTGAAACAAGCCTGAGAACGATATACCGGGATATAGAGACCCTCTGCCTTGCGGGAATCCCCATTGTTTCAGAACCGGGAGTCCATGGAGGCTATTCCCTCATGGAAGGATTCACTCTGGATAAACAGGTTTTTAAAGTGGATGAAATCCTGGCATTGATTGCCGGTCTGAAGGGCCTGGAAGCCGTCTTTGACAGACAGTCTATTCGTCAGACCCTGGAGAAAGTCGAATCACTGGGCAAGACCCAGGAAACGGCCCCTGTCCTGGAAATCGATTTTTTTGGTTGGGGAGAAGGAAACCGTATCCGTCATGATGTTCAGAATCTGTATAAGAGCATCGGTCAGAGCCAGTGCCTTCGCTTTCAGTATACAAACTTGAATAATCAGTGCCATACGAGAACAGTTGAACCCCTCAAATTGTTTTATAGGGGAAATAACTGGTATCTCCTGGGTTATTGCCGCCTCAAAGAGGACTATCGATTCTTCCGGGTTTCCCGAATCCTGAATTTGGAGATCCTTAAGGAGACCTTCATCCCCAGAGAGTCTGCCCTTCCTGAGTGGAAACCCGAATCTCATCTCAAAGACGATCGCAAGCCCGAGAAATTACACCTCCGAATTTCACCAGGGGGTGTTTCCAAAGCCAGAGAGTACTTTTCAAAAAGTAATATTGAAATGATGGAAGACGGCAGTATCGAAATCAGGGTTTTATACCCTCCCGATGAATGGGTATACAGCTATCTCCTCAGTTACGGAGAACATCTGACTGTTCTGCAGCCAGCCGGATTAAGAGAGGAATTGATCAGAAGATCAGAAGTATTCCTGAATAAAAATAAATCACTGACATACTGA
- a CDS encoding AraC family transcriptional regulator, with amino-acid sequence MQLGEESYTIEGKSLSFIPQDRGNKMKGYGKTLILILGKSLLMELLKNPYASRVQRILNSPLISKTPLHFRLDQDQYTLTEQIFWRIHKELTLCAADSQSVTELYLLEIILQILRCGQMKKEKTSVFLEASPLWSVKDTVQYIHDHYDQSLSLNELAHRCAYNPSYFSRVFKEQTGIALFEYINRLRIEGACRLLKNSEMSILDIAFAVGYNNVSFFNRYFKKLHSMSPGEYRRKIKSR; translated from the coding sequence ATGCAGCTTGGAGAAGAGAGTTATACTATTGAGGGGAAATCCCTATCTTTTATCCCCCAGGACCGCGGAAACAAGATGAAAGGATACGGGAAAACCCTCATTCTCATCCTTGGGAAATCCTTGCTGATGGAACTGCTAAAAAATCCCTACGCTTCACGGGTGCAAAGGATTCTGAACTCCCCGCTTATATCAAAGACTCCCCTCCATTTCCGGCTGGATCAGGATCAATATACTCTGACAGAACAGATCTTTTGGAGGATTCATAAGGAGCTGACCCTTTGTGCTGCCGACTCTCAATCCGTTACAGAGCTGTATCTTCTGGAAATTATACTGCAGATCCTTCGATGCGGGCAGATGAAGAAAGAGAAGACTTCAGTCTTTCTTGAGGCATCTCCTCTATGGTCGGTTAAAGACACGGTTCAGTATATCCATGATCACTATGACCAATCTTTATCACTGAATGAACTGGCTCACAGATGCGCTTACAATCCATCCTATTTCTCCCGAGTCTTCAAGGAACAGACAGGAATAGCCCTCTTTGAATATATAAATCGCCTCAGAATAGAGGGAGCCTGCAGGCTTCTTAAAAACAGCGAAATGAGCATCCTGGATATAGCGTTTGCTGTCGGTTATAACAATGTTTCCTTTTTTAACAGGTATTTTAAAAAGCTGCATTCCATGAGCCCCGGTGAATATCGGAGAAAAATAAAATCCAGGTAA